The Glaciimonas sp. PCH181 nucleotide sequence CAATCAAATTAATCTTGTTTTGGGCCGCCTCTGCCGCTGCCGCCATCGAATCTTTTTCAGCTTGCGCCAAGCGACCGTCAAGCTTATTGCGCGCACCGCTGATGGTAAAACCTTGCTCGTATAACAGTTCCCGGATGCGACGGATCAACAATACTTCGTGATGCTGATAATAGCGCCGATTGCCGCGTCGTTTGACCGGCTTAAGCTGCGTAAACTCTTGCTCCCAGTAGCGTAAAACGTGCGGCTTCACACCACACAATTCGCTCACTTCACCAATGGTGAAATAACGCTTTGCAGGAATCGGCGGTAGGACGATAACCTCAGACTTACTAATACGATCATTCATGGATTA carries:
- a CDS encoding MerR family transcriptional regulator — its product is MNDRISKSEVIVLPPIPAKRYFTIGEVSELCGVKPHVLRYWEQEFTQLKPVKRRGNRRYYQHHEVLLIRRIRELLYEQGFTISGARNKLDGRLAQAEKDSMAAAAEAAQNKINLIEVRHELEQILALLTIAPEAKTVAATK